The genomic window GTCAATTGGTTAAGATTTAAAATATATAAAAGATTTGTGACTTTCAGGTAATTTACGGGTTTCCGTAAAAAATTGACAGGTAAGGTTATTACTTTTGGTTTATAATTAAATATAAATTAAAATAATAACTATGGCTTGGAGTTACAACAAAAGAATCAAAGTAATACCGGGAGTTCATCTTAATTTCAGTAAAAAAGGAATATCTACTTCTATAGGAATAAAAGGGGCTAGCATCAATTTCAGTAACTCCGGAACTAAAGTCAATACAAATGTACTTGGTCTTTCAAACCGTTATCAATTTCAGAATTCAAAACCCAGACCTATTGTTGTACCTGACTATCCTGTATCTGATCATTTTCCTGAAAATATCTTCAGTGCTGATATCCATGAGATCACAAGCCAAAATATGCAGGGAATTAAAGAAGCAATTTTATTAGCTCACAATCAGAAAAACGAACTTATTTCCGATTTGGTAAAAATAAAAAGAACATTATCCGTCACAAAAACTAAAAAAGTCCTTAGTTATATGTTTCTGTATGGACTTATTAATAAAAATGTTCGGCAGAATTCAGAGCGTGATATAAAAGCACAACAGGAAGCAATCCATCAGGTACAAAGGATGATTGAAAAATGCCACGTTAACTTTGAGATTGATTTTGATCCTCAAATCAAAGGAAAATTTGAAAAAGTATATGACTCGTTCCGCCAGCTAACGGCTTCGCATAAAATATGGGATATTACCAGCGCACATTTTCAGGATAGAGTAGCTACACGTTCTTCTGCAAGTACAGTAGTAAACAGGCGGGAAGTCCGTTTTTCACTAAAGTCTCTTCCGTATATCCACTCCGAATATCAGGCTCTATATCTGAAAAATGCGAATGGTGCTGATATTTATATTTATCCAACGTTTATTATAATGTATACAAATGAAACCAATTTTGCCATCATCGGAATTGATGAACTAAATTTTAATTATACTTTTACCCGTTTCACAGAAACCTCTGCCGTTCCAAAAGATTCTAAAATCATCGATCAGACTTGGGCGAAGGTAAATAAAAACGGTACTCGCGACAAAAGGTTCAGCAATAATTATCAGATTCCGATTGTAAAATATGGTCATGTTCGGCTCACTACTCAGACGGGATTACAGGAAGAATACGAATTCAGCAATTATGAATCTACAGAGCTGTTTGGTCGTGCATTCAAAGATTTCCAGAATGAATTCATATAATCATTCAAAGAATATCTAATGAAGAAATTTATTGTTTACTTCTAATAAAATTCACCGACATCTTCTAACTGTCAAATAATAGTACTGCAATTACATCTTTACACATAGAAAGACTTATTATCACAGATCAATGGATCTTTTCAATCAATGATCTAATTTTGCTCACAGAATAAGGAAATAATTTCTTGGAGACGTTTTTTTCAAGCCGATCAACCGCCAGGATTATTCTTTTCCTTATTTTTATCATCGGGCTGCAAACGGAAACAGCTCATGACAGAACAAAATTAAAAACCATACATATGTCAAACATCGGACTTATCATTGAAGAAAAATCAGCGGATATAGGAAACTTTTTAGTGGGAAGATTATTGCCTTTCCGGGAAAAGAGAGCAGTTGGCCCTTTTGTATTTATCGACCATATGGGTCCTGCCGACCTGAACGATTACCAAAACCTGGACGTCCCGCCGCATCCGCATATCGGACTTTCTACGCTGACGTATCTGCTGGAAGGATCTATCTTTCACCGCGACAGTATCGGAAGTGCAGTTGAGATCCAACCGGGAGCCGTAAACTGGATGACCGCCGGAAAAGGGGTTGTGCATTCCGAAAGAACACCGGAATACCTAAGGCATTCGGATAAGAGACTTCACGGATTTCAGATCTGGGTGGGTCTTCCGAAACATTTGGAGCAGTCCGAACCAAGCTTCCACCACACCGAAGCTGCCGACATCCCGGTTTGGGAAGAAGACGGGATTCAGTATAAGCTGATTGCCGGAGAAGCCTTCGGAAGAAAATCCCCAGTGCCTGTTCACAGCAAATTGTTTTTTATTGAAATTAAAACCAAAGACGCGAAGAAGATCAGTATCGGAAAAGATCTTTACGGTGAAGCGGCGATGTATGTGCTTGACGGAACCGTTTCCACCGACGGGAATTCTTACGGCTCCAAACAGCTTCTGATTGCCAAGAATACCCAGCTCTGCGAATTCGACATGAGCGAGAACGGAACGGTGTATCTTTTCGGTGGCGAACCCTTCGACGAAGAACGTTTCATCTTCTGGAACTTCGTCAATTCCGACAAAGAGCTGATCGAACAGGCCAAAGTAAACTGGAACGATCAGAACCACGAGGCTTTCCCACTGGTTCCGGGCGATGATGAAGACTATGTACCGCTTCCTAAGGCGATTTTAAACAGAAAATAACAGGCCATGAAAATATTAGCATTTGCAGGAAGCACTTCTTCCACTTCCATCAACAGGGAGCTTGTAAAATTCGTGCTGAAAGATTTTCATGAGGATGAAATCAACCTGATCGATCTGAATGATTTCGATATGCCCGTATTTTCCGTAGACCGCGAAAAGAAAGGTTTTCCTGAGGAAGCCCATCATTTTTTAAAGGTGATTGAAGAATGTGATGTGATCATCTGCTCACTGGCGGAACACAACCGGTCCTACAGCGCCGCTTTTAAAAATGTTTTCGACTGGGCTTCGAGGATCAACGTCAAAGTTTTCCAGAGCAAACCAATGCTCCTGATGTCTACTTCCCCCGGAGGATACGGCGGCGGCAACGTAATGAATACAGCAAAAACCTTTTTTCCAAATTTTGGGGCGGATGTAAAAGACACCTTTTCCTTGCCGAAATTTTATGAAAATTTTGATCTGGAAAGCGGGATCATCAATCCGGAAATACTGAAGGAACTGAACGACAAGATCGAAAATTTTAAGCATCAGGTAAAGAGCTGATCATTGCAGAAACAGCAGATTATAAATTAAACATAAACTATGGCAGTTACCGTAAAAGCAAGTTTAGGTAAAGAAAAATATTATACCGAAGTTATTGCCGGAGAAAATATGCTGATTACAGATGAACCGGTAGACAAAGGCGGCGGCAACAAAGGTCTTAATCCCTTTGAGATCCTGGCTACCTCGCTGGCCAGCTGCACGGCAGCAACCCTGCGGATGTACATCGACCGGAAAGAATGGGACATTGAAAAGATCAACGTACAAGTGGAGCTTGAAAATTTTCCGCTGACGAAAAGAGCCATTTTCAAAAGGGACATCAGCTTTGAAGGCACGCATCTTGATGAAGAACAGATGAAAAGGCTGCACACGATTGCCGATGCCTGCCCGATTCATAAAATCCTAACCAACGATATCGAAATACTAACCAAATTTTCATCATATGATTGAAGTAAAACACACCAACGACGGAAAACGCGGAAGCTTTGAAGCTTTTATAGACGGAACCCACGCCGGGCTAATGACTTATACCTGGGCGGGTGAAGACCGTTTCATTATCGACCATACGGAAGTGGAAGAAGAATACAACGGAAAAGGAGTCGGGAAAGAAATGCTGTACTCGGCAGTAGACTTTGCCAGAGAACAGGGAAAAACCATTATTCCGCTCTGTCCTTTTGCCAAAGCGACGTTCCAAAAGCATGAAGAGATTCAGGATGTGCTGGTGAATAAAGTTTAAAATAAGGCTAAGGTAAAGGTTGAACAAGATTTTAATATCTCCGCAACCTTTACCTTTCAACCCCGGAAGGTTTTTTCTTTTTTAGGCAGAAGAGAAAAAAACTATATTTGCTAAAATTTAAATTAAAGCATGAATTCCGGAACTATTCTCCTGCTGTTTGTTTTTGTCTATTTCATCGGATTATTGGTTATTTCTTATTTTACGAGCCGAAATTCCGATAACCAGTCTTTTTTCATCGGTAACAAAAAAAGTAAATGGTGGCTGGTGGCTTTCGGGATGATCGGAACCAGCCTGAGCGGGGTAACTTTCATTTCCGTTCCCGGGACCGTCGGTAAAATGACAGGAAGCGAATACATCTACGGCGGTTTCGAATATTACATGATGGTGATTGGGTTCTTTATCGGCTATTTTATTGTTGCCGCAATCCTTTTACCGCTCTATTACAAAATGAATCTTACCTCGATTTATACCTATCTGGGGAAGAGGTTCAACGTGGAAGCGCATAAGATCGGTTCCATATTCTTTATCATTTCAAGGGCGATCGGGGCGACGGCAAGGCTGTACCTGGTGGTGAACGTCCTGCAGATCTTTTTACTGGAAGGATTGGGCGTTCCGTTCTGGGTGACGGCGCTGGTGCTTCTGCTGATGGTTCTTCTCTATACTTTTGAAGGCGGAGTAAAGACGATCGTGATTACCGATACGTTGCAGACTTCTTTCATGATCATCAGTTTAATTGCCTGTATTGTTTATATTTTATCGAATTTAAATTTATCTGCAGGGGAAGCCTACTCTATTTTAGAACAGAAAAATTATACCCATTTTATTAATTTCGATCCGAATTCCAAAACCTTTTTCCTGAAAACGATTCTCGGCGGAATTTTCATTACCATTGCCATGACCGGCCTTGACCAGGAAATGATGCAGAAAAATATTTCGGTGGACAACCTGAAGAATTCTAAGAAAAACATGCTGACTTTTGCCGGAACCCTGCTTTTTGTTAACCTAGCCTTTCTTTTCTTGGGAGGGCTTCTCTACCTTTTTGCTTTGCAGCACGGTGCCGAATACGGACAGATCAATGGGGAAACAGTAACAAATATTTTCGGGTTTAAAGATGCCGGAGGTGAAATTAAAAACATCATGGGCGACGACCTGTTCCCGGCTTTATCTCTTCAGGGACATTTCCCGATGATCATTTCGGTGATCTTTATCATCGGGCTGATTTCAGCTTTATTCCCTTCGGCAGACGGGGCGCTGACGGCGGTTACCAGTTCCTATTGTGTAGATCTCCTGAATCTTAATGAAGACCGGAACAAAACCGAAAAAGAAAAGAAACGGCTGCGTATGAAAGTTCATTTGACGTTTACCATCGTTTTCTTTATATTAATCATGATTTTCAAAGCACTGAATGATAAATCCATCGTTTACCTTATCATGGAAATTGCGGGGTATACGTATGGACCTTTGCTGGGACTTTTTGCTTTCGGGATTTTTACAAAATTCCAGATCTCAAGAAAATATTCCATCCTGGCCGTGACGATCCTGGCTCCGGTGATCACTTATCTGATCAATTACCTGGTAACGGCTTACACCGATTACCGCATCGGCGTTGAGCTGATTGTACTGAACGGGCTGCTTACTTTTATCGGACTTTGGCTGGTACGGCAGAAATCGTATCTGAAAATCGTTTGATATCATAAATTTTATGATTAATTCCATCTAAAACCCTGTAAGACTTTACCTTATTAAAGAGAAACCCTTCAAATCCCTTTAAGGTGAACAATGACAAAAACTTCGACCTGGACCTGAAATCCGGGTCTTTAGATTTCCGTAAGCCGTTAAAATATCGTAAATTCGCTCTGCATATAAATCTTACACAATGAGTAAAAGTATCGAAGAGTTAAAATCTCTTACTACGCAAATCAGAAGAGACATTTTAAGAATGGTTCATGCTGTGAATTCCGGCCACCCGGGAGGAAGTTTAGGCTGTACTGAATTTTTCACGGCCCTTTACGGAAAAGTAATGAACTACAAGCTTCCTTTCACCATGGAAGGTAAAGGCGAAGACCATTTTTATCTTTCGAACGGACACATTTCTCCGGTATTCTATTCTACTTTGGCCAGATCCGGATTTTTCCCGGTGGACGAATTGAGAACATTCAGAAAACTGGATTCAAGATTGCAGGGCCACCCGACGACCCATGAAGGACTGCCGGGTATCAGAGTAGCATCCGGATCCCTTGGACAAGGGCTTTCGGTAGCTCTAGGAGCTGCCCAGGGAAAGAAGCTGGACGGAGACAACTCTTTGGTATATACCTTACAGGGGGACGGAGAATTGCAGGAAGGCCAGAACTGGGAAGCATTTATGTATGCTGCCGGTAAAAAGGTTGATAATATCATTTCTACGATTGATTATAACGGTCAGCAAATCGACGGAAGCACCGATAATGTATTGAACTTAGGGGATCTTCACGCGAAGCTGGAAGCATTCGGATGGACGGTTCTTGAAGAGAAAAACGGTAACGACCTTGAAGCGGTAATTGCCATTCTTGAAAAAGCAAAAACGGAAACCGGAAAAGAAAAACCGGTAGCGATTATTCTTCATACACAGATGGGTAACGGAATTGATTTTATGATGGGATCACACGCATGGCACGGGAAAGCACCGAGTGACGAGCAATTGGCAACCGCCATCAAACAGTTGTACCTGGAAGCTCCTGCTGATTATTAATGATAAGCAATAAATAATTGGCAATACGTAATCTTTAATAATAATTTAGAACAAAATGAAATTTACATATACAGAAAAAAAGGATACCCGTTCAGGTTTCGGTGCCGGATTGGCTGAGCTTGCTGACAAAAACCCTAATGTTGTTGCCCTTTGCGCAGACCTTATCGGTTCTTTGAAGATGGAGAAATTCATTGAAAAGGCTCCGGAAAGATTCTTTCAGGTAGGTATCGCAGAAGCCAACATGATGGGCCTTGCTGCCGGATTGAGCATTACCGGGAAAATTCCTTTTACAGGAACATTTGCAAACTTTTCTACTTCCCGAGTGTACGACCAGATCCGTCAGTCTATCGCTTATTCCAATAAGAATGTTAAAATCTGTGCATCCCACGCAGGTCTTACGCTAGGGGAAGACGGGGCGACGCACCAGGTTTTAGAAGATATCGGGATGATGAAAATGCTTCCGGGAATGACGGTAATCAACCCTTGTGATTATAACCAGACGAAAGCTGCTACCCTGGCGATCGCCGATCATGAAGGTCCGGTCTATTTAAGATTCGGAAGACCTACGGTTCCGGTTTTTATTCCTGAAGATATGCCTTTCGAAATCGGAAAAGGAATTTTGCTTCAGGAAGGAACGGATGTCACGATTGTTGCTACCGGTCACCTGGTTTGGGAATCTCTTGTTGCTGCAGACGAGCTTGAAAAAGAAGGTATTTCATGCGAAGTGATCAACATCCATACAATCAAGCCTCTTGATGAAGAAATCATCTTAAAATCAGTTGAAAAGACCGGAAAGATCGTAACGGCTGAAGAGCACAACTATCTTGGAGGATTAGGAGAATCCATTGCCGGAATGCTGGCTAGAAGAAGACCGACAAGACAAGAGTTTGTAGCAGTAAACGATACCTTCGGGGAATCTGCAACGCCTGCCGAGCTGATGAAAAAATATAAGATTGATTCTGCTGCGGTACAGGAAGCCGTGAAAAGAATTTTAGCTTAATATTTCTGAAAAAATATAATGAAAGCATCCTTTTCGGGATGCTTTCTTTTTATCTTAGTTTTGTGTCTTCTTTTTTTTCAGTAAATGTTTTTCTCTGATGATTAAATAAACTACTATCTGAAAAACTTCCACTTCGGAATAATCGCCAGCATCCCGAAACCCGTAAAAAGGAAAAGGTTGGTAACATCCGTATAAAGGAAAGTCGATAAATAGTAATTGTGCATAAAAAAGTGCAGGACAAGCAATGCCGGAAAGGAAAAAATCCCGATTTTCCTGTAAAAGAACATCAGAATAAGGCTGACTACCATTAAAGCGTCTATGGTAAAGATAATAAAGAAATACCATCTGGGAATATTCAGGTACTCATGCTGCAGGTATTCATCCAGGTCGATACCGAAACCCATCACTGTAAACAACAACAAAGCGGCAAAAGCCAGAACAAATCCCCATCCTTTCTTCGGGTCCTCATCAAAATAGCTGTATTCTTCCATAGGTACAAAAATAAAGAACTTACGAGAGATTTCATAAGTTCTTTAGTATAATTCGTTTAAAATTTGCTTAGACGGAGATTGCGTTGATCAATCTGTTTTTGTCGCTTAGGTATTCTTCCATAGAAATCATACTTTCTGTTCTCATGACATCCTGAATATCATCGATCTGGTAGATAATTCTTTTGGCATCTTCCGTATTCTTCGCTCTTACTTTGCAGAAAATATTATATTTTCCTGAAATAACGCTTGCTTCAATTACGTTAGGAATGCTTGTCAGTTCTTTCAATACCTCTTGGGTACGGTTTGATTTCGTTAATAAAATCCCGATAAAAGCAGTGAAATGGTAGTCCAGCTTTCCGTAATCGATGTTAAGAGATGATCCCAAAATAATACCTGCATCCTCCATCTTTTTCACTCTTACGTGAATTGTACCTGCAGAAACATCCATCTGCTTTGCAATTTCTGTAAAAGGCATTCTTGTGTTTTCTACTAAGAAATCAAGAATTTTCTTGTCTATTTCGTCCAGTTGATAGTTCATATTAGTTCAATTACAATTTTCTTAAAAAAACAATGTATTTTTTGCAAATTTATAAAAAATAATTTAAGTAAAAAAATTATCTCAAACATTAACAATAATTAACACAGATGATAAAAATCATTAAAAAATCAGAATTATTTTCCGTCTGATTTTGTAGAATCTGTTTTTATTTCTTTCTGAGAATCCTGGACTTTTTTATCTTTTTTCTTCTTTTTAAATAGAGAATTAAAGCTCTTGGTCCATACGATACCTCCACCATATGCCTGATTGGCAGTACCGTTTGAACCGGCCCCATTTACAAGGCCGATATTGGATGGCTTGGAATATCCCCGCAATACCAGGCTTCCGTCATTTTTCTTAGAAATATCATATTCGATGGTTCCTTCGCCGGACAGGTAATTTGTATCGGTATTTTCAGTTTTCGTTAAAGGAATCCCCAATCCTGTTTTTACTTTAACCCTTGGTGAAAGCGCAAAGCTTACCCCTGCATTCGCCCGGTCTCCGATATTGGAATACTGATCTCCTTTTACATAATTAAGATCAATCTGGAATTCATTACTCATGGCATTAAGCACAGAGCCGAGCTGTTTTAAGAGAATATTATACCCTTGGTTTTGGGCTACATCAGCCACATTTACATCTACTCCACCGGTATTGGAAACATTAAAGCTGTTCAGTAGCAATACCGAACCGAACTGAAGGACTTTCTCTCCTTCCTGGCTCATTTTGGCTGCCAGCGTTTCTTTAACCTGACTGGAAACGTCGAGTGCCGTTACATTCAGGTCGATTTTCGGATCAACCAGAGACTGGGTGATGTTGGCCTGAAGCAGGATACTGATCGGCTGCAGGCTGCCCATATTCAGGTATTCCCCTGCATTGGAAACCATCCTTACATAATTCGCCGTTATATCCAGTGCCGGCTTCATTGCATCACCGTCCCAGCGGATGCTGCTGCCCTTTTCGATCTGGAAGGTTTTGTTCAGAATCGCTTTGGAAACAAAAGTTCCGTTGTCTACCCTATATGTCCCGTTCATGGCGATATTCCCCTGGCGGCTCATCTGGAAGTGAAGCCTTTCTGCGGCTCCTTTTACCGTAATGTTCCCGACATCATCCCCGATCAATACGTTTACAGTAGTCCCTTTATCCACATCCAGCGCAAAATCGATATTCATGTTGGCTCCGGTTTTCTTTTTGTCGTCAAGCGTAACCAATCCGTCTTTTCCTTCTTTCAGAAACTTCAGCATTTTAAATTCTTCTACATTGGACGTTGAGCCGGAATTAAAGGTAAAGGTGCTTCCGTTCAGCGCTTTCATATTAGGGGTAGTGATATTCAATCCCGTCACAGGTCCGTCCACATAAAGATCACCCTGCCCGTACACCCTTCCCCAGAAAAGATCGTAATCTTTCTGTGTGGTATTCAGCACCAATAAATTATCTGCCCTCATCACGAGGTTGACTCCTAGTGAGGAAATGCTCTCAAACTGGATCGCTCCGGAGATATTTCCTTTGGAGTTGCTCCTTCCGTCATGAACTTCAATATTGTTAAGAATCGCAAGGCCTTTCGTTAAAGGAATTACGGTATCATCAAAAGAATATTCCACTCCGGTAAATAAAAGTTTTAACCCGAAACCTTTCAGGGCAATATCGCCGCTGTAATCCAGATCGCTGAACTTACCGGCAATTTTAAGATCCCCGGTTGCCTTTCCTCTTAAATTTCCGAAAACCGTTGTTACGAACTGCTGGGCAAAAGCAACATCAAAATCCCTCATTTCTGCAGTTAGATCAATCGTCGGGGATGAAGTATTGTTATTAACGGTTCCGGTTACATGAAGACTGTTATTTCCAATGATTCCTGCCGAATTTACTTTAATATCGACATCATATACATTCAGGGAATAACTGTTTGTTGCAGAAATCGTGATATCGCCCATATCATTGCCGTTCATCATGATATCATCAACCGTCATATCCACCAAAGGCTGAAGCGTGTTTTTATCCATTCGGATTTTAACGCTTCCGTTCGCCAGCCCTTTGATATTCATCGTATTTCCCCCGGCCTGCATTTCCAGCAGCTTCTCGATGGCAAAATTATCGACCTCCGCATCTACATAGAAATCCTTGGCCGATTTAAACTGCGCATCTTTTATAAACAAAGCACTGTTTTCCGAATAGATCCTCAGGTTCTGAATATCGAAATCCCCCTCTTTTTTACGGTAGGTGATGGAATGGTTCAGTTCAGCA from Chryseobacterium sp. SORGH_AS_0447 includes these protein-coding regions:
- a CDS encoding transketolase; translation: MSKSIEELKSLTTQIRRDILRMVHAVNSGHPGGSLGCTEFFTALYGKVMNYKLPFTMEGKGEDHFYLSNGHISPVFYSTLARSGFFPVDELRTFRKLDSRLQGHPTTHEGLPGIRVASGSLGQGLSVALGAAQGKKLDGDNSLVYTLQGDGELQEGQNWEAFMYAAGKKVDNIISTIDYNGQQIDGSTDNVLNLGDLHAKLEAFGWTVLEEKNGNDLEAVIAILEKAKTETGKEKPVAIILHTQMGNGIDFMMGSHAWHGKAPSDEQLATAIKQLYLEAPADY
- a CDS encoding transketolase family protein encodes the protein MKFTYTEKKDTRSGFGAGLAELADKNPNVVALCADLIGSLKMEKFIEKAPERFFQVGIAEANMMGLAAGLSITGKIPFTGTFANFSTSRVYDQIRQSIAYSNKNVKICASHAGLTLGEDGATHQVLEDIGMMKMLPGMTVINPCDYNQTKAATLAIADHEGPVYLRFGRPTVPVFIPEDMPFEIGKGILLQEGTDVTIVATGHLVWESLVAADELEKEGISCEVINIHTIKPLDEEIILKSVEKTGKIVTAEEHNYLGGLGESIAGMLARRRPTRQEFVAVNDTFGESATPAELMKKYKIDSAAVQEAVKRILA
- a CDS encoding DUF4236 domain-containing protein, which codes for MAWSYNKRIKVIPGVHLNFSKKGISTSIGIKGASINFSNSGTKVNTNVLGLSNRYQFQNSKPRPIVVPDYPVSDHFPENIFSADIHEITSQNMQGIKEAILLAHNQKNELISDLVKIKRTLSVTKTKKVLSYMFLYGLINKNVRQNSERDIKAQQEAIHQVQRMIEKCHVNFEIDFDPQIKGKFEKVYDSFRQLTASHKIWDITSAHFQDRVATRSSASTVVNRREVRFSLKSLPYIHSEYQALYLKNANGADIYIYPTFIIMYTNETNFAIIGIDELNFNYTFTRFTETSAVPKDSKIIDQTWAKVNKNGTRDKRFSNNYQIPIVKYGHVRLTTQTGLQEEYEFSNYESTELFGRAFKDFQNEFI
- a CDS encoding OsmC family protein, producing MAVTVKASLGKEKYYTEVIAGENMLITDEPVDKGGGNKGLNPFEILATSLASCTAATLRMYIDRKEWDIEKINVQVELENFPLTKRAIFKRDISFEGTHLDEEQMKRLHTIADACPIHKILTNDIEILTKFSSYD
- a CDS encoding Lrp/AsnC family transcriptional regulator gives rise to the protein MNYQLDEIDKKILDFLVENTRMPFTEIAKQMDVSAGTIHVRVKKMEDAGIILGSSLNIDYGKLDYHFTAFIGILLTKSNRTQEVLKELTSIPNVIEASVISGKYNIFCKVRAKNTEDAKRIIYQIDDIQDVMRTESMISMEEYLSDKNRLINAISV
- a CDS encoding GNAT family N-acetyltransferase yields the protein MIEVKHTNDGKRGSFEAFIDGTHAGLMTYTWAGEDRFIIDHTEVEEEYNGKGVGKEMLYSAVDFAREQGKTIIPLCPFAKATFQKHEEIQDVLVNKV
- a CDS encoding sodium:solute symporter, encoding MNSGTILLLFVFVYFIGLLVISYFTSRNSDNQSFFIGNKKSKWWLVAFGMIGTSLSGVTFISVPGTVGKMTGSEYIYGGFEYYMMVIGFFIGYFIVAAILLPLYYKMNLTSIYTYLGKRFNVEAHKIGSIFFIISRAIGATARLYLVVNVLQIFLLEGLGVPFWVTALVLLLMVLLYTFEGGVKTIVITDTLQTSFMIISLIACIVYILSNLNLSAGEAYSILEQKNYTHFINFDPNSKTFFLKTILGGIFITIAMTGLDQEMMQKNISVDNLKNSKKNMLTFAGTLLFVNLAFLFLGGLLYLFALQHGAEYGQINGETVTNIFGFKDAGGEIKNIMGDDLFPALSLQGHFPMIISVIFIIGLISALFPSADGALTAVTSSYCVDLLNLNEDRNKTEKEKKRLRMKVHLTFTIVFFILIMIFKALNDKSIVYLIMEIAGYTYGPLLGLFAFGIFTKFQISRKYSILAVTILAPVITYLINYLVTAYTDYRIGVELIVLNGLLTFIGLWLVRQKSYLKIV
- a CDS encoding pirin family protein; translated protein: MSNIGLIIEEKSADIGNFLVGRLLPFREKRAVGPFVFIDHMGPADLNDYQNLDVPPHPHIGLSTLTYLLEGSIFHRDSIGSAVEIQPGAVNWMTAGKGVVHSERTPEYLRHSDKRLHGFQIWVGLPKHLEQSEPSFHHTEAADIPVWEEDGIQYKLIAGEAFGRKSPVPVHSKLFFIEIKTKDAKKISIGKDLYGEAAMYVLDGTVSTDGNSYGSKQLLIAKNTQLCEFDMSENGTVYLFGGEPFDEERFIFWNFVNSDKELIEQAKVNWNDQNHEAFPLVPGDDEDYVPLPKAILNRK
- a CDS encoding NADPH-dependent FMN reductase — protein: MKILAFAGSTSSTSINRELVKFVLKDFHEDEINLIDLNDFDMPVFSVDREKKGFPEEAHHFLKVIEECDVIICSLAEHNRSYSAAFKNVFDWASRINVKVFQSKPMLLMSTSPGGYGGGNVMNTAKTFFPNFGADVKDTFSLPKFYENFDLESGIINPEILKELNDKIENFKHQVKS